The genomic DNA ATTTGCTGGGCTTTTAGGTACTCCGTTTATTTATACCGCAAAACTTATATCACAGCAAAAAAAATAATATGAGAGCAGTTAATTAACTTAACTATTAATGGCTAATTTGATATAATGACAAATCTATGACAGACCTAATCCTATGGGCATCTTTATTGTTATCTGTTTATCTATTCTTAACAATATTTTATTACCTATTCGGAAAAGCGGGTATTTTTTGTTTCGTTGCTATTACTACAATAATTTCAAAAATTTTTATACTAAAAAAAGTAATTATATTTGAACAAACTGCAAATTTAACAACAATAACTTTTTTATCCATTCTTTTCTCACTTAATTTAATTACAGAAAAATATAATGCTAAATCAGCTATAAAATGCACAACACTGGGTATGCTTATAAATATAACTTTTGTATTAATGATAAACTTTACATTAGCTTTTCAAAATAATGAATTTGATACTTCAAATATACATTTTAAAATATTATTCTATAACAATTCATATAGCGCCCTAACTGTCATTGGTACTTATATTATATACATATGTCAGAATATTAATATATATATGTATGCTGCATTAAAACGGAAAAATATGAAAATAAAGTGGATAAAACATAACCTAACAAGATTTACTACCTTATTTATCTCTTATATACTAATTAAGGCTTCCGTGTATGTAATTTCACATTTATATCGTGACTACGATATTGATTGCATTATAAAAGGTTCTTGGATTTTTGTTATAACAATAATGATAACTGATACTTTTATTTATCATTTTCTAACTTCTCTTAAAGTACAAGAAGCTTAAATTTTATCCTTCATTAATTTTTGCATCTCCAAGCCCTTTATTAATAGTAAAATTCTAAGAGCGTAGCTTTTATCTTAATAATAAAATCAAAATCTTATATTAGGTTCAATATACCATTAAACCTAAACCCTAGTCTAAATAAAAAATAATAAAATCAAAATAATATCTTTAAAAACAAATTATTTTTTATATAATACAAAGAATGGAAGTAAAAATTGAAGAATCTTGGAAAGAAATATTACAAAGTGAATTTAACAAAGCATATTTTAAAAGGCTTGTGAACTTCATAAAAAATGAATACAAAACAAAAAATGGAAAAATATTTCCACCTCCAAAGCTTATATTTAATGCATTCGACTCTTTGCCTTTTAAAAATATAAAAGTCGTCATACTTGGACAAGACCC from Borrelia turcica IST7 includes the following:
- a CDS encoding VUT family protein; translation: MTDLILWASLLLSVYLFLTIFYYLFGKAGIFCFVAITTIISKIFILKKVIIFEQTANLTTITFLSILFSLNLITEKYNAKSAIKCTTLGMLINITFVLMINFTLAFQNNEFDTSNIHFKILFYNNSYSALTVIGTYIIYICQNINIYMYAALKRKNMKIKWIKHNLTRFTTLFISYILIKASVYVISHLYRDYDIDCIIKGSWIFVITIMITDTFIYHFLTSLKVQEA